The following proteins come from a genomic window of Platichthys flesus chromosome 1, fPlaFle2.1, whole genome shotgun sequence:
- the LOC133966587 gene encoding kinesin-like protein KIF23 isoform X5 → MQRTGKGKTPRRHGPRKASNTEKDPVGVYCRIRPLGAEDEECCVDMISSSTIQLHAPDGLKANRNGEFKETQYTFKKIFGINTTQVELFDVIAKPLIDDLIDCKNGLLFTYGVTGSGKTFTMTGAPGDGGLLPRSLDMLFNSISAFQAKRFVFKPDEKNGMEIQNQVDALLERQKRDSQPSVPKTPASRQRADPEFADMISADEACKSENVDEDCCYSVFVSYVEIYNNYIYDLLEDASFDPIRSKAPQSKILREDQNHNMYVAGCTEVEVKSTEEAFEVFWKGQKKRRTANTQLNRESSRSHSVFTVKLAQAPLDADGDHILQDRNQVNVSQLCLVDLAGSERTSRTRAEGSRLREAGNINQSLMTLRTCMEVLRENQMYGTNKMVPYRDSKVTHLFKNYFDGEGKVRMILCVNPKADDYEETMLVMRFAEMTQEVEVARPADGPIYVLPAGRRQRHQASRDEMSRRHEERGGPDDPDMLSRLIESLPALPPSEVVDAFDDQTLPRLVEVLEKRQHIRQMISEQFKTKANTLMSMLQQFDNQHSAKETFLHNQQSKLNEKDKMVVSQKMELERLEKKSKMLEYKIDILQKTTDMYEQDKRSLQNELETREQRLQRELGERRRLEQRMHGVVTDTRHKWEKECERRVNAKQMEMQNKLWVKDEKLKQLKAIVTESNSTSGGSSSECPEKPARPSRERDKTITQKRSASPSPTPTALPVHPMHRRSHSAGGEKWVDHKPSSNLELDTFMQPIIPNAIKVSTPSEKALSKCQKYVLRHQELASDGEIETQLIKGNVFKTRGGGQAVQFTDIETLSQEFSTAPSRKRRSGSGEGRVQRENIENVPPVSSTSSSHGYQKRRKP, encoded by the exons ATGCAGAGAACAGG CAAAGGCAAGACTCCTCGGAGGCACGGACCTAGGAAGGCCtccaacacagagaaagatcCAGTTGGA gtgtACTGCCGTATACGACCGCTTGGAGCAGAAGATGAGgagtgttgtgttgacatgatcAGCAGCTCCACTATTCAGCTGCATGCTCCCGACGGTCTGAAAGCCAACCGCAATGGAGAATTCAAAGAG ACACAGTACACCTTCAAAAAGATATTTGGTATTAATACCACGCAAGTTGAGCTTTTCGACGTTATTGCCAAGCCGCTGATTGATGACCTCATCGACTGTAAGAATG GTCTGCTGTTCACTTACGGTGTTACTGGAAGCGGTAAGACCTTCACCATGACCGGCGCTCCTGGGGACGGTGGACTCCTCCCGCGCTCTTTAGACATGCTCTTCAACAGCATCAGCGCCTTTCAGGCCAAAAGATTT GTGTTTAAACCGGATGAGAAAAATGGGATGGAGATTCAGAATCAAGTTGACGCTCTGCTGGAGAGACAGAAGCGAGACAGTCAGCCGTCTGTCCCCAAGACACCAGCCTCCAG gCAGAGGGCTGACCCAGAATTTGCAGATATGATCAGCGCGGATGAGGCTTGTAAATCTGAGAATGTGGACGAGGACTGTTGTTACAGCGTCTTCGTGTCCTACGTCGAGATCTACAACAACTACATCTATGATCTCCTGGAAGATGCTTCGTTTGACCCAATCAGATCAAA GGCGCCTCAATCCAAGATTCTCCGTGAAGATCAGAATCATAACATGTATGTGGCTGGCTGCACGGAAGTGGAGGTCAAATCCACAGAAGAGGCGTTTGAAGTCTTTTGGAAGG ggcaaaagaaaaggaggacGGCCAACACTCAACTCAACCGGGAATCCAGTCGCTCCCACAGTGTGTTCACGGTGAAGTTGGCCCAGGCCCCACTGGATGCTGATGGGGACCACATTCTACAG GACAGAAACCAGGTGAATGTGAGCCAGCTGTGTCTGGTGGACCTGGCAGGCAGCGAACGCACCAGTCGAACCAGAGCAGAGGGAAGCCGACTCCGTGAAGCCG GTAACATCAATCAGTCTCTGATGACACTGCGCACATGTATGGAAGTCCTGAGGGAAAACCAAATGTATGGAACTAACAAG ATGGTACCATACAGAGACTCTAAAGTCACACATCTGTTCAAGAACTACTTTGACGGCGAAGGAAAAGTCAGGATGATTTTGTGCGTCAACCCAAAGGCCGATGATTATGAAGAAACTATG CTGGTGATGCGCTTTGCCGAGATGAcccaggaggtggaggtggcgcGACCGGCCGATGGGCCGATCTACGTCCTTCCTGCAGGACGCAGACAAAGACACCAGGCGTCCAGAGATGAGATGTCACGTCGACATGAAGAACGAGGAGGTCCCG ATGACCCAGATATGCTGAGTCGGCTGATTGAAAGCCTTCCAGCCCTGCCCCCTAGTGAGGTGGTGGACGCATTCGATGATCAGACACTGCCCCGCCTGGTTGAAGTCCTGGAGAAGAGGCAACACATTCGTCAGATGATATCAGAGCAGTTCAAAACAAAAG CCAATACACTGATGTCCATGCTTCAGCAGTTTGACAACCAGCACAGTGCAAAGGAGACTTTCCTACACAATCAGCAAAGCAAACTAAACGAGAAAGACAAAATGGTCGTCAGTCAGAAGATGGAGCTGGAACGTTTGGAGAAAAAATCCAAAATGCTGGAATATAAG aTTGACATCCTGCAAAAGACGACAGACATGTATGAGCAGGACAAACGCTCACTGCAGAATGAGCTGGAGACCCGGGAGCAAAGGCTCCAGAGGGAACTCGGTGAGAGGAGGCGCTTGGAGCAGCGCATGCATGGCGTGGTGACGGACACCCGACACAAGTGGGAGAAGGAGTGT GAGAGACGAGTGAATGCCAAGCAGATGGAGATGCAGAACAAGTTGTGGGTGAAGGATGAAAAGTTGAAGCAGCTGAAAGCCATAGTGACGGAGAGCAATAGCACCAGCGGCGGTAGTTCATCTGAATGTCCAGAGAAACCCGCAAGGCCTTCAAGAGAGAGGGACAAGACCATCACCCAGAAGAGGTCTGCATCCCCATCACCGACCCCT ACGGCCCTTCCCGTCCATCCAATGCACAGACGCTCACACTCTGCGGGTGGGGAGAAATGGGTAGACCACAAACCCTCCTCTAATTTGGAGCTAGACACTTTCATGCAGCCAATCATACCCAATGCAATCAAAGTGTCGACCCCCAGCGAGAAAGCTCTGTCTAAATGCCAAAAGTATGTGCTCAGACATCAAGAGCTCGCCTCTGACGGGGAGATCGAGACCCAACTCATCAAG GGTAATGTTTTTAAGACCAGGGGCGGAGGACAAGCTGTGCAGTTTACTGACATCGAGACGCTAAGTCAAGAGTTTTCAACAGCACCGAG tcgCAAAAGGCGATCTGGCTCTGGAGAAGGTCGAGTTCAACGAGAGAACATCGAAAACGTG CCTCCAGTATCGAGCACAAGTTCCAGCCATGGCTACCAAaa aCGGAGAAAGCCTTGA
- the LOC133966587 gene encoding kinesin-like protein KIF23 isoform X3, producing MQRTGKGKTPRRHGPRKASNTEKDPVGVYCRIRPLGAEDEECCVDMISSSTIQLHAPDGLKANRNGEFKETQYTFKKIFGINTTQVELFDVIAKPLIDDLIDCKNGLLFTYGVTGSGKTFTMTGAPGDGGLLPRSLDMLFNSISAFQAKRFVFKPDEKNGMEIQNQVDALLERQKRDSQPSVPKTPASRQRADPEFADMISADEACKSENVDEDCCYSVFVSYVEIYNNYIYDLLEDASFDPIRSKAPQSKILREDQNHNMYVAGCTEVEVKSTEEAFEVFWKGQKKRRTANTQLNRESSRSHSVFTVKLAQAPLDADGDHILQDRNQVNVSQLCLVDLAGSERTSRTRAEGSRLREAGNINQSLMTLRTCMEVLRENQMYGTNKMVPYRDSKVTHLFKNYFDGEGKVRMILCVNPKADDYEETMLVMRFAEMTQEVEVARPADGPIYVLPAGRRQRHQASRDEMSRRHEERGGPGNSDDPDMLSRLIESLPALPPSEVVDAFDDQTLPRLVEVLEKRQHIRQMISEQFKTKANTLMSMLQQFDNQHSAKETFLHNQQSKLNEKDKMVVSQKMELERLEKKSKMLEYKIDILQKTTDMYEQDKRSLQNELETREQRLQRELGERRRLEQRMHGVVTDTRHKWEKECERRVNAKQMEMQNKLWVKDEKLKQLKAIVTESNSTSGGSSSECPEKPARPSRERDKTITQKRSASPSPTPDFSQTPSHPNRAHVRAVQDPYTTPSSSTPSTSSSAYRSVASSISDWEQKYPVGAGTPQCRSRTPLCHGTSSVGRRRGQHLAKDTEASATTLVYGLDLEAGRRGNVFKTRGGGQAVQFTDIETLSQEFSTAPSRKRRSGSGEGRVQRENIENVPPVSSTSSSHGYQKRRKP from the exons ATGCAGAGAACAGG CAAAGGCAAGACTCCTCGGAGGCACGGACCTAGGAAGGCCtccaacacagagaaagatcCAGTTGGA gtgtACTGCCGTATACGACCGCTTGGAGCAGAAGATGAGgagtgttgtgttgacatgatcAGCAGCTCCACTATTCAGCTGCATGCTCCCGACGGTCTGAAAGCCAACCGCAATGGAGAATTCAAAGAG ACACAGTACACCTTCAAAAAGATATTTGGTATTAATACCACGCAAGTTGAGCTTTTCGACGTTATTGCCAAGCCGCTGATTGATGACCTCATCGACTGTAAGAATG GTCTGCTGTTCACTTACGGTGTTACTGGAAGCGGTAAGACCTTCACCATGACCGGCGCTCCTGGGGACGGTGGACTCCTCCCGCGCTCTTTAGACATGCTCTTCAACAGCATCAGCGCCTTTCAGGCCAAAAGATTT GTGTTTAAACCGGATGAGAAAAATGGGATGGAGATTCAGAATCAAGTTGACGCTCTGCTGGAGAGACAGAAGCGAGACAGTCAGCCGTCTGTCCCCAAGACACCAGCCTCCAG gCAGAGGGCTGACCCAGAATTTGCAGATATGATCAGCGCGGATGAGGCTTGTAAATCTGAGAATGTGGACGAGGACTGTTGTTACAGCGTCTTCGTGTCCTACGTCGAGATCTACAACAACTACATCTATGATCTCCTGGAAGATGCTTCGTTTGACCCAATCAGATCAAA GGCGCCTCAATCCAAGATTCTCCGTGAAGATCAGAATCATAACATGTATGTGGCTGGCTGCACGGAAGTGGAGGTCAAATCCACAGAAGAGGCGTTTGAAGTCTTTTGGAAGG ggcaaaagaaaaggaggacGGCCAACACTCAACTCAACCGGGAATCCAGTCGCTCCCACAGTGTGTTCACGGTGAAGTTGGCCCAGGCCCCACTGGATGCTGATGGGGACCACATTCTACAG GACAGAAACCAGGTGAATGTGAGCCAGCTGTGTCTGGTGGACCTGGCAGGCAGCGAACGCACCAGTCGAACCAGAGCAGAGGGAAGCCGACTCCGTGAAGCCG GTAACATCAATCAGTCTCTGATGACACTGCGCACATGTATGGAAGTCCTGAGGGAAAACCAAATGTATGGAACTAACAAG ATGGTACCATACAGAGACTCTAAAGTCACACATCTGTTCAAGAACTACTTTGACGGCGAAGGAAAAGTCAGGATGATTTTGTGCGTCAACCCAAAGGCCGATGATTATGAAGAAACTATG CTGGTGATGCGCTTTGCCGAGATGAcccaggaggtggaggtggcgcGACCGGCCGATGGGCCGATCTACGTCCTTCCTGCAGGACGCAGACAAAGACACCAGGCGTCCAGAGATGAGATGTCACGTCGACATGAAGAACGAGGAGGTCCCGGTAATTCTG ATGACCCAGATATGCTGAGTCGGCTGATTGAAAGCCTTCCAGCCCTGCCCCCTAGTGAGGTGGTGGACGCATTCGATGATCAGACACTGCCCCGCCTGGTTGAAGTCCTGGAGAAGAGGCAACACATTCGTCAGATGATATCAGAGCAGTTCAAAACAAAAG CCAATACACTGATGTCCATGCTTCAGCAGTTTGACAACCAGCACAGTGCAAAGGAGACTTTCCTACACAATCAGCAAAGCAAACTAAACGAGAAAGACAAAATGGTCGTCAGTCAGAAGATGGAGCTGGAACGTTTGGAGAAAAAATCCAAAATGCTGGAATATAAG aTTGACATCCTGCAAAAGACGACAGACATGTATGAGCAGGACAAACGCTCACTGCAGAATGAGCTGGAGACCCGGGAGCAAAGGCTCCAGAGGGAACTCGGTGAGAGGAGGCGCTTGGAGCAGCGCATGCATGGCGTGGTGACGGACACCCGACACAAGTGGGAGAAGGAGTGT GAGAGACGAGTGAATGCCAAGCAGATGGAGATGCAGAACAAGTTGTGGGTGAAGGATGAAAAGTTGAAGCAGCTGAAAGCCATAGTGACGGAGAGCAATAGCACCAGCGGCGGTAGTTCATCTGAATGTCCAGAGAAACCCGCAAGGCCTTCAAGAGAGAGGGACAAGACCATCACCCAGAAGAGGTCTGCATCCCCATCACCGACCCCT GACTTCAGCCAAACTCCTTCCCACCCAAATCGAGCCCATGTTAGAGCAGTTCAGGACCCTTACACCACCCCTTCCTCCAGcactccctccacctcctcttcagcTTACCGTTCAGTGGCCTCCTCCATCTCAGATTGGGAGCAGAAGTACCCTGTAGGCGCTGGGACTCCCCAGTGCAGGAGCCGGACTCCCCTATGCCACGGCACCAGCAGCGTGGGTCGCAGGAGAGGCCAGCACTTGGCCAAAGACACTGAGGCCTCTGCTACCACTCTCGTCTACGGGCTAGACCTAGAGGCAGGCAgaagg GGTAATGTTTTTAAGACCAGGGGCGGAGGACAAGCTGTGCAGTTTACTGACATCGAGACGCTAAGTCAAGAGTTTTCAACAGCACCGAG tcgCAAAAGGCGATCTGGCTCTGGAGAAGGTCGAGTTCAACGAGAGAACATCGAAAACGTG CCTCCAGTATCGAGCACAAGTTCCAGCCATGGCTACCAAaa aCGGAGAAAGCCTTGA
- the LOC133966587 gene encoding kinesin-like protein KIF23 isoform X1: MQRTGKGKTPRRHGPRKASNTEKDPVGVYCRIRPLGAEDEECCVDMISSSTIQLHAPDGLKANRNGEFKETQYTFKKIFGINTTQVELFDVIAKPLIDDLIDCKNGLLFTYGVTGSGKTFTMTGAPGDGGLLPRSLDMLFNSISAFQAKRFVFKPDEKNGMEIQNQVDALLERQKRDSQPSVPKTPASRQRADPEFADMISADEACKSENVDEDCCYSVFVSYVEIYNNYIYDLLEDASFDPIRSKAPQSKILREDQNHNMYVAGCTEVEVKSTEEAFEVFWKGQKKRRTANTQLNRESSRSHSVFTVKLAQAPLDADGDHILQDRNQVNVSQLCLVDLAGSERTSRTRAEGSRLREAGNINQSLMTLRTCMEVLRENQMYGTNKMVPYRDSKVTHLFKNYFDGEGKVRMILCVNPKADDYEETMLVMRFAEMTQEVEVARPADGPIYVLPAGRRQRHQASRDEMSRRHEERGGPGNSDDPDMLSRLIESLPALPPSEVVDAFDDQTLPRLVEVLEKRQHIRQMISEQFKTKANTLMSMLQQFDNQHSAKETFLHNQQSKLNEKDKMVVSQKMELERLEKKSKMLEYKIDILQKTTDMYEQDKRSLQNELETREQRLQRELGERRRLEQRMHGVVTDTRHKWEKECERRVNAKQMEMQNKLWVKDEKLKQLKAIVTESNSTSGGSSSECPEKPARPSRERDKTITQKRSASPSPTPDFSQTPSHPNRAHVRAVQDPYTTPSSSTPSTSSSAYRSVASSISDWEQKYPVGAGTPQCRSRTPLCHGTSSVGRRRGQHLAKDTEASATTLVYGLDLEAGRRTALPVHPMHRRSHSAGGEKWVDHKPSSNLELDTFMQPIIPNAIKVSTPSEKALSKCQKYVLRHQELASDGEIETQLIKGNVFKTRGGGQAVQFTDIETLSQEFSTAPSRKRRSGSGEGRVQRENIENVPPVSSTSSSHGYQKRRKP; encoded by the exons ATGCAGAGAACAGG CAAAGGCAAGACTCCTCGGAGGCACGGACCTAGGAAGGCCtccaacacagagaaagatcCAGTTGGA gtgtACTGCCGTATACGACCGCTTGGAGCAGAAGATGAGgagtgttgtgttgacatgatcAGCAGCTCCACTATTCAGCTGCATGCTCCCGACGGTCTGAAAGCCAACCGCAATGGAGAATTCAAAGAG ACACAGTACACCTTCAAAAAGATATTTGGTATTAATACCACGCAAGTTGAGCTTTTCGACGTTATTGCCAAGCCGCTGATTGATGACCTCATCGACTGTAAGAATG GTCTGCTGTTCACTTACGGTGTTACTGGAAGCGGTAAGACCTTCACCATGACCGGCGCTCCTGGGGACGGTGGACTCCTCCCGCGCTCTTTAGACATGCTCTTCAACAGCATCAGCGCCTTTCAGGCCAAAAGATTT GTGTTTAAACCGGATGAGAAAAATGGGATGGAGATTCAGAATCAAGTTGACGCTCTGCTGGAGAGACAGAAGCGAGACAGTCAGCCGTCTGTCCCCAAGACACCAGCCTCCAG gCAGAGGGCTGACCCAGAATTTGCAGATATGATCAGCGCGGATGAGGCTTGTAAATCTGAGAATGTGGACGAGGACTGTTGTTACAGCGTCTTCGTGTCCTACGTCGAGATCTACAACAACTACATCTATGATCTCCTGGAAGATGCTTCGTTTGACCCAATCAGATCAAA GGCGCCTCAATCCAAGATTCTCCGTGAAGATCAGAATCATAACATGTATGTGGCTGGCTGCACGGAAGTGGAGGTCAAATCCACAGAAGAGGCGTTTGAAGTCTTTTGGAAGG ggcaaaagaaaaggaggacGGCCAACACTCAACTCAACCGGGAATCCAGTCGCTCCCACAGTGTGTTCACGGTGAAGTTGGCCCAGGCCCCACTGGATGCTGATGGGGACCACATTCTACAG GACAGAAACCAGGTGAATGTGAGCCAGCTGTGTCTGGTGGACCTGGCAGGCAGCGAACGCACCAGTCGAACCAGAGCAGAGGGAAGCCGACTCCGTGAAGCCG GTAACATCAATCAGTCTCTGATGACACTGCGCACATGTATGGAAGTCCTGAGGGAAAACCAAATGTATGGAACTAACAAG ATGGTACCATACAGAGACTCTAAAGTCACACATCTGTTCAAGAACTACTTTGACGGCGAAGGAAAAGTCAGGATGATTTTGTGCGTCAACCCAAAGGCCGATGATTATGAAGAAACTATG CTGGTGATGCGCTTTGCCGAGATGAcccaggaggtggaggtggcgcGACCGGCCGATGGGCCGATCTACGTCCTTCCTGCAGGACGCAGACAAAGACACCAGGCGTCCAGAGATGAGATGTCACGTCGACATGAAGAACGAGGAGGTCCCGGTAATTCTG ATGACCCAGATATGCTGAGTCGGCTGATTGAAAGCCTTCCAGCCCTGCCCCCTAGTGAGGTGGTGGACGCATTCGATGATCAGACACTGCCCCGCCTGGTTGAAGTCCTGGAGAAGAGGCAACACATTCGTCAGATGATATCAGAGCAGTTCAAAACAAAAG CCAATACACTGATGTCCATGCTTCAGCAGTTTGACAACCAGCACAGTGCAAAGGAGACTTTCCTACACAATCAGCAAAGCAAACTAAACGAGAAAGACAAAATGGTCGTCAGTCAGAAGATGGAGCTGGAACGTTTGGAGAAAAAATCCAAAATGCTGGAATATAAG aTTGACATCCTGCAAAAGACGACAGACATGTATGAGCAGGACAAACGCTCACTGCAGAATGAGCTGGAGACCCGGGAGCAAAGGCTCCAGAGGGAACTCGGTGAGAGGAGGCGCTTGGAGCAGCGCATGCATGGCGTGGTGACGGACACCCGACACAAGTGGGAGAAGGAGTGT GAGAGACGAGTGAATGCCAAGCAGATGGAGATGCAGAACAAGTTGTGGGTGAAGGATGAAAAGTTGAAGCAGCTGAAAGCCATAGTGACGGAGAGCAATAGCACCAGCGGCGGTAGTTCATCTGAATGTCCAGAGAAACCCGCAAGGCCTTCAAGAGAGAGGGACAAGACCATCACCCAGAAGAGGTCTGCATCCCCATCACCGACCCCT GACTTCAGCCAAACTCCTTCCCACCCAAATCGAGCCCATGTTAGAGCAGTTCAGGACCCTTACACCACCCCTTCCTCCAGcactccctccacctcctcttcagcTTACCGTTCAGTGGCCTCCTCCATCTCAGATTGGGAGCAGAAGTACCCTGTAGGCGCTGGGACTCCCCAGTGCAGGAGCCGGACTCCCCTATGCCACGGCACCAGCAGCGTGGGTCGCAGGAGAGGCCAGCACTTGGCCAAAGACACTGAGGCCTCTGCTACCACTCTCGTCTACGGGCTAGACCTAGAGGCAGGCAgaagg ACGGCCCTTCCCGTCCATCCAATGCACAGACGCTCACACTCTGCGGGTGGGGAGAAATGGGTAGACCACAAACCCTCCTCTAATTTGGAGCTAGACACTTTCATGCAGCCAATCATACCCAATGCAATCAAAGTGTCGACCCCCAGCGAGAAAGCTCTGTCTAAATGCCAAAAGTATGTGCTCAGACATCAAGAGCTCGCCTCTGACGGGGAGATCGAGACCCAACTCATCAAG GGTAATGTTTTTAAGACCAGGGGCGGAGGACAAGCTGTGCAGTTTACTGACATCGAGACGCTAAGTCAAGAGTTTTCAACAGCACCGAG tcgCAAAAGGCGATCTGGCTCTGGAGAAGGTCGAGTTCAACGAGAGAACATCGAAAACGTG CCTCCAGTATCGAGCACAAGTTCCAGCCATGGCTACCAAaa aCGGAGAAAGCCTTGA
- the LOC133966587 gene encoding kinesin-like protein KIF23 isoform X4, whose translation MQRTGKGKTPRRHGPRKASNTEKDPVGVYCRIRPLGAEDEECCVDMISSSTIQLHAPDGLKANRNGEFKETQYTFKKIFGINTTQVELFDVIAKPLIDDLIDCKNGLLFTYGVTGSGKTFTMTGAPGDGGLLPRSLDMLFNSISAFQAKRFVFKPDEKNGMEIQNQVDALLERQKRDSQPSVPKTPASRQRADPEFADMISADEACKSENVDEDCCYSVFVSYVEIYNNYIYDLLEDASFDPIRSKAPQSKILREDQNHNMYVAGCTEVEVKSTEEAFEVFWKGQKKRRTANTQLNRESSRSHSVFTVKLAQAPLDADGDHILQDRNQVNVSQLCLVDLAGSERTSRTRAEGSRLREAGNINQSLMTLRTCMEVLRENQMYGTNKMVPYRDSKVTHLFKNYFDGEGKVRMILCVNPKADDYEETMLVMRFAEMTQEVEVARPADGPIYVLPAGRRQRHQASRDEMSRRHEERGGPGNSDDPDMLSRLIESLPALPPSEVVDAFDDQTLPRLVEVLEKRQHIRQMISEQFKTKANTLMSMLQQFDNQHSAKETFLHNQQSKLNEKDKMVVSQKMELERLEKKSKMLEYKIDILQKTTDMYEQDKRSLQNELETREQRLQRELGERRRLEQRMHGVVTDTRHKWEKECERRVNAKQMEMQNKLWVKDEKLKQLKAIVTESNSTSGGSSSECPEKPARPSRERDKTITQKRSASPSPTPTALPVHPMHRRSHSAGGEKWVDHKPSSNLELDTFMQPIIPNAIKVSTPSEKALSKCQKYVLRHQELASDGEIETQLIKGNVFKTRGGGQAVQFTDIETLSQEFSTAPSRKRRSGSGEGRVQRENIENVPPVSSTSSSHGYQKRRKP comes from the exons ATGCAGAGAACAGG CAAAGGCAAGACTCCTCGGAGGCACGGACCTAGGAAGGCCtccaacacagagaaagatcCAGTTGGA gtgtACTGCCGTATACGACCGCTTGGAGCAGAAGATGAGgagtgttgtgttgacatgatcAGCAGCTCCACTATTCAGCTGCATGCTCCCGACGGTCTGAAAGCCAACCGCAATGGAGAATTCAAAGAG ACACAGTACACCTTCAAAAAGATATTTGGTATTAATACCACGCAAGTTGAGCTTTTCGACGTTATTGCCAAGCCGCTGATTGATGACCTCATCGACTGTAAGAATG GTCTGCTGTTCACTTACGGTGTTACTGGAAGCGGTAAGACCTTCACCATGACCGGCGCTCCTGGGGACGGTGGACTCCTCCCGCGCTCTTTAGACATGCTCTTCAACAGCATCAGCGCCTTTCAGGCCAAAAGATTT GTGTTTAAACCGGATGAGAAAAATGGGATGGAGATTCAGAATCAAGTTGACGCTCTGCTGGAGAGACAGAAGCGAGACAGTCAGCCGTCTGTCCCCAAGACACCAGCCTCCAG gCAGAGGGCTGACCCAGAATTTGCAGATATGATCAGCGCGGATGAGGCTTGTAAATCTGAGAATGTGGACGAGGACTGTTGTTACAGCGTCTTCGTGTCCTACGTCGAGATCTACAACAACTACATCTATGATCTCCTGGAAGATGCTTCGTTTGACCCAATCAGATCAAA GGCGCCTCAATCCAAGATTCTCCGTGAAGATCAGAATCATAACATGTATGTGGCTGGCTGCACGGAAGTGGAGGTCAAATCCACAGAAGAGGCGTTTGAAGTCTTTTGGAAGG ggcaaaagaaaaggaggacGGCCAACACTCAACTCAACCGGGAATCCAGTCGCTCCCACAGTGTGTTCACGGTGAAGTTGGCCCAGGCCCCACTGGATGCTGATGGGGACCACATTCTACAG GACAGAAACCAGGTGAATGTGAGCCAGCTGTGTCTGGTGGACCTGGCAGGCAGCGAACGCACCAGTCGAACCAGAGCAGAGGGAAGCCGACTCCGTGAAGCCG GTAACATCAATCAGTCTCTGATGACACTGCGCACATGTATGGAAGTCCTGAGGGAAAACCAAATGTATGGAACTAACAAG ATGGTACCATACAGAGACTCTAAAGTCACACATCTGTTCAAGAACTACTTTGACGGCGAAGGAAAAGTCAGGATGATTTTGTGCGTCAACCCAAAGGCCGATGATTATGAAGAAACTATG CTGGTGATGCGCTTTGCCGAGATGAcccaggaggtggaggtggcgcGACCGGCCGATGGGCCGATCTACGTCCTTCCTGCAGGACGCAGACAAAGACACCAGGCGTCCAGAGATGAGATGTCACGTCGACATGAAGAACGAGGAGGTCCCGGTAATTCTG ATGACCCAGATATGCTGAGTCGGCTGATTGAAAGCCTTCCAGCCCTGCCCCCTAGTGAGGTGGTGGACGCATTCGATGATCAGACACTGCCCCGCCTGGTTGAAGTCCTGGAGAAGAGGCAACACATTCGTCAGATGATATCAGAGCAGTTCAAAACAAAAG CCAATACACTGATGTCCATGCTTCAGCAGTTTGACAACCAGCACAGTGCAAAGGAGACTTTCCTACACAATCAGCAAAGCAAACTAAACGAGAAAGACAAAATGGTCGTCAGTCAGAAGATGGAGCTGGAACGTTTGGAGAAAAAATCCAAAATGCTGGAATATAAG aTTGACATCCTGCAAAAGACGACAGACATGTATGAGCAGGACAAACGCTCACTGCAGAATGAGCTGGAGACCCGGGAGCAAAGGCTCCAGAGGGAACTCGGTGAGAGGAGGCGCTTGGAGCAGCGCATGCATGGCGTGGTGACGGACACCCGACACAAGTGGGAGAAGGAGTGT GAGAGACGAGTGAATGCCAAGCAGATGGAGATGCAGAACAAGTTGTGGGTGAAGGATGAAAAGTTGAAGCAGCTGAAAGCCATAGTGACGGAGAGCAATAGCACCAGCGGCGGTAGTTCATCTGAATGTCCAGAGAAACCCGCAAGGCCTTCAAGAGAGAGGGACAAGACCATCACCCAGAAGAGGTCTGCATCCCCATCACCGACCCCT ACGGCCCTTCCCGTCCATCCAATGCACAGACGCTCACACTCTGCGGGTGGGGAGAAATGGGTAGACCACAAACCCTCCTCTAATTTGGAGCTAGACACTTTCATGCAGCCAATCATACCCAATGCAATCAAAGTGTCGACCCCCAGCGAGAAAGCTCTGTCTAAATGCCAAAAGTATGTGCTCAGACATCAAGAGCTCGCCTCTGACGGGGAGATCGAGACCCAACTCATCAAG GGTAATGTTTTTAAGACCAGGGGCGGAGGACAAGCTGTGCAGTTTACTGACATCGAGACGCTAAGTCAAGAGTTTTCAACAGCACCGAG tcgCAAAAGGCGATCTGGCTCTGGAGAAGGTCGAGTTCAACGAGAGAACATCGAAAACGTG CCTCCAGTATCGAGCACAAGTTCCAGCCATGGCTACCAAaa aCGGAGAAAGCCTTGA